In Rhineura floridana isolate rRhiFlo1 chromosome 1, rRhiFlo1.hap2, whole genome shotgun sequence, the following proteins share a genomic window:
- the LOC133378264 gene encoding uncharacterized protein LOC133378264 isoform X1, with the protein MCPFSLIWASLWLVSPAMEPLLTEMYGLHGQTVPVAQPMSDRREMVSGLPWERKGNCKGMMRGESSYQKKKKKLTQQLLEARVCEDHLTQGEECSEQGSLEVQRALQQETKGEKCHFQGGDLLPQKEGVNSGNWRLDFESESIHEEIYWGCFYFFPWLRMCRRDKKEQP; encoded by the exons atGTGTCCcttctccctgatctg GGCATCCCTTTGGCTCGTGTCACCTGCCATGGAGCCTCTGTTGACTGAGATGTACGGCCTCCATGGTCAAACAGTCCCCGTAGCCCAGCCAATGTCAGACAGGAGGGAGATGGTGTCTGGGCTACCCTGGGAGAGAAAAGGCAACTGCAAAGGCATGATGCGAGGAGAGAGCAGCTATCAG aaaaagaagaagaagctgacTCAGCAGCTGCTGGAAGCCAGAGTGTGCGAGGATCACTTGACGCAAGGAGAGGAATGCTCGGAGCAG GGCAGCCTGGAAGTACAAAGGGCTCTGCAGCAGGAAACCAAAGGAGAAAAATGCCACTTTCAG GGTGGAGACCTGCTTCCGCAGAAAGAAGGGGTGAATTCGGGCAACTGGAGGCTGGACTTTGAGTCAGAGTCGATCCATGAAGA GATTTATTGGGGCTGCTTCTACTTTTTCCCTTGGCTCAGGATGTGCAGGAGAGACAAAAAGGAACAGCCATAA
- the LOC133378264 gene encoding uncharacterized protein LOC133378264 isoform X2 — protein MEPLLTEMYGLHGQTVPVAQPMSDRREMVSGLPWERKGNCKGMMRGESSYQKKKKKLTQQLLEARVCEDHLTQGEECSEQGSLEVQRALQQETKGEKCHFQGGDLLPQKEGVNSGNWRLDFESESIHEEIYWGCFYFFPWLRMCRRDKKEQP, from the exons ATGGAGCCTCTGTTGACTGAGATGTACGGCCTCCATGGTCAAACAGTCCCCGTAGCCCAGCCAATGTCAGACAGGAGGGAGATGGTGTCTGGGCTACCCTGGGAGAGAAAAGGCAACTGCAAAGGCATGATGCGAGGAGAGAGCAGCTATCAG aaaaagaagaagaagctgacTCAGCAGCTGCTGGAAGCCAGAGTGTGCGAGGATCACTTGACGCAAGGAGAGGAATGCTCGGAGCAG GGCAGCCTGGAAGTACAAAGGGCTCTGCAGCAGGAAACCAAAGGAGAAAAATGCCACTTTCAG GGTGGAGACCTGCTTCCGCAGAAAGAAGGGGTGAATTCGGGCAACTGGAGGCTGGACTTTGAGTCAGAGTCGATCCATGAAGA GATTTATTGGGGCTGCTTCTACTTTTTCCCTTGGCTCAGGATGTGCAGGAGAGACAAAAAGGAACAGCCATAA